CCGCGCCGATTTCAGCAGCGCCGTGCGCTGCCCCCGCACACGCTCGTAATCGGCGAGCACGCCGGCCATGCGGGGGGCCCGCTGGATGAGCAGCTGATCGGCGAACCGCCGCCGCGATGTGGGGTCGCCACGCACGATCTGCAGGTCTTCCGGCGCGAACAGGACCACTTGGGCGTATCGCGGCAGCTCGGCCGACCGCACCGGCGATCCGTTCACCCTGGCCTTGTTCGAACCGGTGCGGTTGAGCTGCGCCTCCAGCTGCACGCGGCGATCGCCGTGAGCGAGCCGGGCGCGCACGAATGCGGCATCGGCCCCATGACGGACCATCGGCGCATCCTGCGACACACGATGCGAGCCGAGCGTCGCGAAATATGCGATCGCCTCGGCCAGATTGGTCTTGCCCTGCCCGTTGCGGCCGACGAAGACGTTGGCACCGGCGTGGAGTGAGAGTTCGACGGCCGCATAGTTGCGGAAGTCCACCAGACTCAATTGCTCCACGATCACCAGATCACCCTATTCCGCGGCCCCGACGTCTCGCGCACGTCTCGACCCGTCTCTCCCGTCTCTCCGGCGAGAGTACAACTGGGCGCCGAGAGTACGGGTGTCACCCGTTCTCTCGTCCACCCGTTGTTCTCTCGCCGATCGGCGCGATGCCGGCGGCGCGATGCCGGCGGCGCGATGCCGGCGGCGCGGATCAGCGCAGGAGCAGGTTGGGCTGCAGCAGGTACTTGAAGCTCTCGGGCGTGCCCGAGGTCTGCGGGGTGATCAGGACCGGGCTCAGCTTGTTCGCGTTGTCGCTCGATGTGAACGTCACGCGCGCGAACTCGCTCTTGACCGCGCCGAGCGCCTCGAGCAGGTACTGCGGGTTCAGGCCCAGGGTGACCTCGTCGCCGGTGAGCGTGGCGTCGACCGACTCGCTCGCGCGAGCCTGCTCGGTGCCCGACGCGTCCATCGAGACGCCGTCGGCCGAGAACGTGAACCGCAGCGGGGCCGAACGGTCGAGCACCAGCGAGACGCGGCGCACGGCCTCGGCCAGATCCGCGGTGTTGACGACCGCGTAGTGGTCGGTCTGCTCGGGGAACAGGCGACGCACGGGCGGGAAGTTGCCCTTGATCAGCAGCGACGTCACCGTCTTGTTGCCCGCGGTGAACGCGATGATCTCGCGGTCACCCGAACCCGAGAACGACACCTGGATGTCACCGGAGTGCGCGAACGTCTTGCCGACCTCGGTCAGGGTGCGGGCCGGAACCAGCGCGGTGGTGGAGTCGTCGCTGGCGACCGTGCCGCCGTCGAACGGAATCTCGCGAAGGGCCACGCGGTAGCGGTCGGTGGCCACGAGGCTCAGCTGCGTGCCGGCGACCTCGAGCTGCACGCCGGTCAGCACCGGGGTCACATCGTCGCGCGATGCGGCGAAGGCGACCTGTGCGATGGCGGTTGCGAAGTCTTCGGCCGGGACGAGCCCGGAATCGCCGGAGACCTCGGGGATCGCCGGGTACTCCTGCACCGGCATCGAGGAGAGCGTGAAACGCGCCGAGCCGCAGCTGAGCAGGATGCCGCCGTCTTCGCCGATCTCGATCTGGATCGGAGCGTTGGGGAGGCGGCTCGCGATCTCGGAGAGCAGCCGGCCGTGCACCAGGATCGTGCCGGGTTCGTCGACGGTCGCCTCGATGGTCGTGCGGGCCGATGCCTCGTAGTCGAATGCCGAGAGCGAGAGTCCCTCTTCGGATGCTTCGATCAGCACACCCGCCAGAATCGGCTGCGGGTTGCGCTGTGGCAGAAGCTTCACGACGAACGACACGGCCTCGCTGAACACGTCGCGATTCACGTGGAACTTCACTGGTGCTCCCTTGTCGGTGTGGCGGGCCTTCCCATGCTAGTGCCCGAACGCCACGAGTTCGGAAGTCGGGTTCCGACGGGTTCGTTCATCCCCAGGGTGATCGAAGTTGCTTTTCATGATGAAGATATTTGTCATGGTGTTAACCCCTGTGGAAACTGTGGATAAGTCGGGCGATGCCGCTCGGCGAGCGGAAACCACACGCGTGTAAGTTGTGGGCGAGCTGCGGATGGCTGTACTTCCGCGTCTCCACGCGGAAGTACCCTTCCTCACCGTCGTCCACAGAACACCGGCATCCGCTCACAGGAATTCGACTCCGACGCAAAGTTATCCACAGGCTGTCCACACTGTGCAGAACCGAATGATGAGGATCCGCTCGACGTGTGTCAAGAGCGGATCGGGGAATATACCGGTCGCCGGAGGCGGGTCAGCGGCCGACGCGGCCCAGCTGCGTGGTGATCTCGGAGACCTGGTTGTAGATCGAGCGGCGCTCTTTCATGAGTTCGCTGATCTTCTTGTACGCATACATGACCGTGGTGTGATCGCGGTTGCCGAACAGCTGGCCGATCTTGGGCAGGGAGAGATTCGTGCGCTCGCGGCACAGATACATCGCGATCTGCCGGGCGGTGGCGACGGCCTGTGAGCGGCTCGACCCGTAGAGGTCGTCGACCGAGAGACGGAAGTACTGCGCCGTCGCCGTGATGATGTCGGTCGGCGAGATGATGTTCGCGTCGTCGGTGTCGACGATGTCGCGCAGCACGGTCTGGGCCAGCGAGATGTCGAGCGTCGAACGGTTCAGGCTCGCAAACGCCGACACGCGGATGAGTGCGCCCTCGAGCTCGCGGATGTTCGACGACACCTTCGTGGCGATGTACTCCAGCACCTCATCGGGAACCAGAAGCCGCTCGGACTGGGCCTTCTTGCGCAGGATCGCGATGCGGGTCTCGAGGTCGGGCGCCTGCACATCGGTGATCAGACCCCACTCGAACCGGCTGCGCATGCGGTCTTCGAAGCCGGTCAGATGCCGTGGGGGCACATCGCTGGTGATCACGACCTGCTTGTCGTGGTCGTGCAGCGTGTTGAACGTGTGGAAGAACGCCTCTTGCGTCTCGGCGCGCCCCTGCAGGAACTGGATGTCGTCGATCAGCAGGATGTCGACATCGCGATAACGCGCCTGGAATGCCGAACCGCGGTTGTTGGCGATCGAGTTGATGAAGTCGTTCGTGAACTCTTCGCTGGAGACGTAGCGGACGCGGATGCCGGTGTACAGGCTCAGGGCGTAGTCGCCGATCGCGTGCAGCAGGTGCGTCTTGCCCAGCCCCGAGTCGCCGTAGATGAACAGCGGGTTATACGCCTTCGCCGGTGCTTCGGCCACGGCGACCGCTGCGGCATGTGCGAAGCGGTTGGACTGGCCGATGACGAAGTTGTCGAAGGTGTACTTCGGGTTGAGCCGTGTGTCGCTGCGGGATGCCGTGGACACCGGCTCGACGTACTCCTCCGTCGGCCGGGGCGCGGGCGCCGGTGCGGAGACCGACTGGATCGGCACAGGCATGGTCAGGTGCGCATCGGCCAGTTCCGGGTTGACGACGACGCGAAAAGTGGATGCCGCCGGTTCGGCGTGAACGTGGGCGAGCGCTTCCATGATGGGCGTCCGGAGCCGCTTGTTCATCTGCGCGGCCGTCAGCTCGTTCGGAACGTCGAGGTACAGGGTGCCGCTCATGACCCCCTGGGCGACGGCGAGGTTCAGGAAGCCCTGCAGCTGAGGAGTGACGCGGTC
This DNA window, taken from Microbacterium invictum, encodes the following:
- the dnaN gene encoding DNA polymerase III subunit beta, with the translated sequence MKFHVNRDVFSEAVSFVVKLLPQRNPQPILAGVLIEASEEGLSLSAFDYEASARTTIEATVDEPGTILVHGRLLSEIASRLPNAPIQIEIGEDGGILLSCGSARFTLSSMPVQEYPAIPEVSGDSGLVPAEDFATAIAQVAFAASRDDVTPVLTGVQLEVAGTQLSLVATDRYRVALREIPFDGGTVASDDSTTALVPARTLTEVGKTFAHSGDIQVSFSGSGDREIIAFTAGNKTVTSLLIKGNFPPVRRLFPEQTDHYAVVNTADLAEAVRRVSLVLDRSAPLRFTFSADGVSMDASGTEQARASESVDATLTGDEVTLGLNPQYLLEALGAVKSEFARVTFTSSDNANKLSPVLITPQTSGTPESFKYLLQPNLLLR
- the dnaA gene encoding chromosomal replication initiator protein DnaA, translating into MSPHELPDVPVWTAVLDVLADDDRVTPQLQGFLNLAVAQGVMSGTLYLDVPNELTAAQMNKRLRTPIMEALAHVHAEPAASTFRVVVNPELADAHLTMPVPIQSVSAPAPAPRPTEEYVEPVSTASRSDTRLNPKYTFDNFVIGQSNRFAHAAAVAVAEAPAKAYNPLFIYGDSGLGKTHLLHAIGDYALSLYTGIRVRYVSSEEFTNDFINSIANNRGSAFQARYRDVDILLIDDIQFLQGRAETQEAFFHTFNTLHDHDKQVVITSDVPPRHLTGFEDRMRSRFEWGLITDVQAPDLETRIAILRKKAQSERLLVPDEVLEYIATKVSSNIRELEGALIRVSAFASLNRSTLDISLAQTVLRDIVDTDDANIISPTDIITATAQYFRLSVDDLYGSSRSQAVATARQIAMYLCRERTNLSLPKIGQLFGNRDHTTVMYAYKKISELMKERRSIYNQVSEITTQLGRVGR